The sequence CCCTCCTTCCCCGCGTTCCCCACCTTCTCCCggtttcccccttttcctggtGCCCCTCCCGGTGCCCCCGCTCCTCGCAATGTCCCCCAGGCACCGGTAGCCCCCCCGCCGCCTCGCCAGCCCCCGTTTCTATCGCCCgatcctcctccctccctcacGGTACCGGTGATGGCCGCTCCCGTTTCCATCCCTCCTTCTCCCAGTTCAGCCCCATCTCCCGATTTTCCCCAGCTTCTTGTGCCCCCCCTCCAGTGCCGgcagcttttcccttccccttccccttccgCTTTCCCTTCCCCCggtgttttggggtccccccgggTCCTCAGGCCGGTTTCCCCCCAGCTCTTGCTGCGCTGCCGCTCCTGGCGCGGCTTCGCCTCTCAGACGGACGGGGAGTCGCGCCTGGCGCGGGTGCTGCGGGAGAAGTTCCCGCGGGCATCGGCCATCAAGGTGGTGGATATCTCAGGTGAGGAAAGGTTTGATTGTCCTCGAACACCCCCGCGTTTGCGGGGGGGCACCGAGTCAGTGCCCAGCCCCCCCGGGCTGCGGGGACCCCCGGAGGCGGAGCTGCCTCCCTTCGGCTCGAGCTTTGCCTTGAACTGACGGGAATTTCTCAGGAGGCTGCGGCGCCATGTACGAAATCCACATCGAGTCAGAGGAGTTCCGGGAGAAGCGCACGGTGCAGCAGCACCAGATGGTGAACCAGGTCAgggggctgcgggggctgccctgggcagggatgggagagggggAACGGGAGAGGAGGAATGGATGTAAGGGAATGGGAGGGAATGCATGTGAGGGAAcgggggagagagggaagggctgtgagggagcagcagcagctggagtgggTGTGAGGCACCCCTCAGTCcgggccctgcacagacaccccaaaccccaccccgGGAACAgtgtccaaacgctcctggagctctggggccgtgcccattccctgggagcctgggcagtgtcTGAGCACCCtctgggggcagagcagcactggggagttGTGCAGGGTCCCCAAACTCTTTGGATTTGGAGACCCCTGCAGGGTCTGATTTGTACACACCCAGCACCGGGAATTCTTTGTGTGACTGCACAAGGGCCACACTGTTTATCTGATCCCAGAGCCTCCAGTCCCGTGGGGCTGAGGGTGCAGCACTCTGAGTGTGGGGCCCACCCaggccagagctgcccctgaTAGCTGTGCTTGCCTTGCAGGCCCTGAGCGAGGAGATCAAGCACATGCACGGCCTGCGCATCTTCACCTCAGCCCCcaagccctgagctgctcccagcaccaataaagagctccaggaggggccagggctgccccCCTGGCTGTGAATCCCACCCCGTGTTGTGTGGTCAATCAGGGCCCTGGGGGAGTGCAGAAGAAGAGGACAGGCCACACTTCTTAaagaagagcaggaagaaagtttattattattattgcctTTGCCACACAGGAGGGACCCGTGGGAcatgccagagctgctcctcttacccagggacagggacagcccacCCTGGGGCCAGGCACTTCTCCTCACCCCCCATGGGGAGCTTAAGGCTCTGGGCCAAAGTGCACCTCttttataaaaaacaaacaacaacaacaacaaaaaaaagcgCTTCCAAAAATAAGCTTGAGCCGCTCCGGGCGTGCTCTCGGGCTGGAGAGTCCAGAGAGGAAcagaagctgctccagggcaggacAGAACCTGCTCCACctccacccagcccagcccagcccagcagcagcactgaggccACTCGGTGCTGTCCAGTCTCTGGAGCCAAGCGTGGAGGTGgctgaagaagcagaaaaggagtGGCCAGAAGGGTCCTCCCCTCCTGGGGGTTTATCTGTCCTTGGAGCCCAACTTCTCAATCAGCTCGTGCAGAGGAGCCAGCTCCCGCCTGTCAATCAGGCTGAACTCCTGCCAGGAGAAAAGGACAcacaggaaaggaaggaagctgGAAAAAGTGTCACCCTGCAGGtggctcctgggagcagcactgctcctgttCCTTGTGGAGAAATCCAATTTCAGGGCAACAAAACTTCTGCCATGTTGCTGTGCACAGCAAGTCACAGAACAGGcttaaaagtaaaagaaaaaggtgctggtgctgctccttccaAGTTGATTCCCGAGCTACAAACCCTCTGAATTCTCCaattgtggttttgtttgctgcaGATTGGTAATTAAAACCCCAGAGGGAAATTCGAGCACTTACagccaacaaaaaaccccaaaccccacgAAAGCCCAGCACCACAAAGGGCTCGGTTGGGtatgcagggagagctgggggttACCACCAGCCATCTTGGAGATTCCAATGCAAAACCCAAGGGGGAAGGTGCAtccctcccagctcacctgCACGAAGAAGATGAAGTGCTTGAAGGAGGTGTTGAGGTgagcctcctcctgcagccGCATCACCGAGTCGAAGTGCTGGTGGTAGATGTGGGCGTAGACCCGGAACAGCCGCTTCAGGATGGTCTTGGCCACTGACATGAAGTTCTTGGGGAAGGGGACGCCTGgaaggcaggacaggcagggatcAGGGCGTGCCTCAGCCAggaggggctgtcccagggcacagagctgcacccACCGATCTTGGAAGGGAAGAGGGTCTCGTCATCCAGCTGGTCCTGCACCCAGGTCATCAGGTAATCGATGTACTTGGGTGCTGAGCACTTGATGGGCTTCTTGATGTTGGTGCCGTCGGCCCAGTGGTACTCGTACCTGTGGGGTGGGGGATTCAGCCCTGGCTCCCACAGGAAACGTGGGATTTCAGGCCCTGATCCCAGGAGCAATGCCTGAGTCGTTCagggctgaggagagcagagcttggCTTGTTTGGGTTTCCTGAGCCAGCGGTTTCTGGctcaaaaatcacagaatcctgaaATATCCTGATCCACTGGGATcatcagcccagccctggccctgcactgACCCCCAGcaatccctggcagtgctgtccaaacgctcctggagccctggcagactcagggctgtgcccattccctggggagcctctggggaagaacctttccctgatctccatcccaaactgccctggaacagctccagccattccatCGGATCCTGGCCCTGCTTCCAGAGATCCACAGTGCCCTCAGATGTTAAAAGTGCCCCTCAGCTCTATGGCAGCCTCCTCTGACATCACCATTTCCTTCAAATGAGCCAAAAGCTGACCAAAGGAGCATCAGGGCCATCACCCCTCCCTGGATTAATTCCCCTCTTTCAGACCCAGCAATCTGGGTCACACAAGACTTCTCCCACAGCCCTTGGATTCCAGGGCACACCCTGGGATCACCTCACAACCACACAACCCCCTGTCCTCAGAGATGTTTTACAAGAtccctgaaaagcagcaaaactctGTTTTTCACCGAGTACAAGTGCAAACAAGCAGGAAGCTGTGACAggaaacagccccaaaaatAGAGGCAGGAACTGGCAGAGCAGATCCTGCGGGGTAGGAGAGTTCCACGGCACCCTCAGGGTGCTGGGCTCACAAACTGAGAGCCATGGCAACCTCCCAAAGAGGATTCCCAGCTGTGGCTTTGCCCTGGTAAAATACACAATCccatcccttctccagctctgcctgcccctcaCCTGGGCCCTGCAGACATGACAGGGCAGCTGCTCTCGGTGCAGAACTCCGTGATGGTCCCGTACAGCATGTTGATCTGGTTGAAGAAATCCACAGCTGCAAAGGGAaagtgccctgggctgagccaggtGTGAGCACAGCgaggctgcagcacctcccaggGCTTCCTGTCTGTCCCACTAAAGCCTTGGCAAAACCAAACCTACATCACCCAACTTCCAGACATCTTAGCAATTTGGATTGATTTGGATTTTTCACCCTCATCTCCACTTAGCATTCCATGGAAAAAGTAGGTTTAGCTTCCTCAAAACCTGATGGATTTGGTAAAACAGGACAGACCTTCCTCAGGCTGAGCACTCCTGGCCTGGATCTCTACATTCCTTGcccaaaattactttttttttcctctctaacCTCCAAAGAAGCAAAGGTCAAGGCCagggggagcagctgctcaAACCAAATTGGatctggaaacagaaaacaaaagaagaaactcCACAATCCTCGAGTTTGGAGGAAATGGAGCTCCACTTTCTCCCTGGATCAtttgtgctgcagcttttaCAGCCAACAGTGCTGATTTTCTAACTCCCAAAAATACCATTCACAAACCAAAATCCCCTCTGTGAGCCTGACCTAtgaaaaacccaccaaaaccacAACGGTACAGCTTTGGTGCAGCTTTGTCTCTTCCTCCTTGCACAACACGCCCCTGACGTGGGCCCTGCTTCCGCTGCTTTTATCCCACCTCAGCCACCCCGGCCTGGGGAATTCAGGGGTTTGTTTGAGGATAAACCCCGagcttttggggttttccctCTCTCAGAGGACTCACTGTTGACAGCAATCCACTCATTGAGGTCCTCCCCCTCGGGCAGCATCACGGCCTGCCGCAGGTTGCCGCTGCCCAGCGTGGCCTCGGCGTGTTTGAGGAGCTCGTACTGGTGGGATCCTTCTGGAATGTTCTTCTTTGGCTTGAATGTTTTTGAAGAGCGGCTCCCACTGAGAAGGGAACCGTGAAATTGGTATGGTTGGAAAAGATCCCCAAGATCATCGAGCCCAGCGTCCCCACGGTCACCGTCCtcgagtgccacatccagccctgtTTGGGACACCCCTTGGGATGGGGACTCCATcgctgccctgagcagcctttCCAACCCTTGCAGCCAAGAAATTTCCTCTAAAACCCAATCTAAACGTCCCCTGGTGCACCTTGAGGCCGTTTCCTCTGGTCCTGTTACAGTTTCCCCACAGCTGAGGATTCCCTGGTACATTCCCTCCTGAGGGTTCTTTTcaagggctgctcctctccacacACACCCAGGAACGCCCCCAGGCACAAACCACTCCACTTAAACCTTCCCAAAGAGCCCTCTGTGCcttcctcagctcctggagtCCCCAGATCTTCCCCTCAAAGCCCAGCGCTCCCCTCAGCGAATCCCTTCAGCctctccccaaaatccttcccCTCCTCAACCCCCTCAAAGAACaaccctccatccctccccaaaCGATTCCCCACCCATAaccttccccagccccttttccctcccctgaGGGCAGCCCGGACACTCACAAGAGGAAGCTCATGGCGAgatggggcaggcagggctgagggcagaggaAACGGGGTGAGAGGAGCGGTAATGAACCGAGGGCAGCGGGAACGGGctgagggagagagaaggggagAGGGGACTGGGGATcgggaagggctgagggatcgggaggaaggaagagaggcTGGGATGCGGGAGCGGAGAGGGCTGAGGGAGCGGActgagggaaagggaagggctgagggagcaggaaggGCTCAGGGAACGGActgagggaaagggaagggctgagggaacAGGAAGGGCTCAGGGAACGGActgagggaaagggaagggctgagggaacAGGAAGGGCTCAGGGAACGGActgagggaaagggaagggctgagggaagCGGGGCCGGGCTGAGAGAGCGGAtcgagccgggccgggccgggccgggctgcgccgagggagcggcggcggctcctgACGGGGACCCGCCCGCGCCACCAACTCTCGCGAGAGCTCCGGGAAGGGGCGGGAATCTCGCTGAGGGGGCGTGGCCCCGCCCTGAGCCTGGTTGCTATGGCCACGCCCATGGGGGGGGGCCAAGAAATGAGCGCCGAGAGCGCcgctgggaccccaaaaaacggggctgggaccccaaaaaacggggctgggacccccagagACACCGCCCCATGCACCTGGACACTCCGGAATAGGACCCCTGCACAGGAAGCACAGGATGAATCTGTCACCATCCTGAGAAGAGAACTTACTGGCCTGAGCTACCCCGCTTCAGGATTCCAACCATCCCCTTCCCTCAGCAGGAAATGAATACAAAGAGATGGAAGCGAAAAAATAACAACGCTTTATTGACAAGTGAGAAGACAACAGGTAGACCCAAAATTCCCGAGAATCCCTGTTTCCAACAGACACCCCTCCCCATGGGCTTGGGACCACCAGAAATGGGGTTGGGACCTTCAGAGACCTCGCCCCGTGGGTCTGGGCACCCCAGAAATGGGGCTGGATTAGGGTTAATGCTGACCTCAAACCCAGCCCAAATTCCAGCCCTTTCCTAAACTAAATCCCACATTTAACCCTGACCTTACACCCAACCCCAATTCCAACTCTAacacccaccccagccccaaTTCCAGACCCTGCCTAAGTCCTCAGCCATTGCCAGGAAGGAGTTTTTGCCCATTCTGGCAGCACAAGGCTGAGGGAGAAGAATGAATCCAAAAAgccaagcccagagctgtgctgagaatCATCCCTGGATTTTTCTGCCTGATCTCTCTGCCACGCTCttgctcccccctcccctcttttttccccctctccctcaaCCTGACATTTACCGTTAAACAAAACCCATACCACTCTTTAGAATTGACCTTGTCCACACTCAAATAATCAGTCCAAGTCTGTTATGAGTTGTCAGATCTCTGtcagctttattttcatttcatccAGAGCCCGGTAACTGCTCGAGGGGTCTCTGTCCATCTCACACTGGAAGACACTTTAGAGGGACTCAGGGGGGTGTTCCTGTGCCTCTTAACTCACAAAACAACTGGAGCCTTGAAGCCTGGCCATCACTTCAAGGTTCAACAGAAGTGTGATAGGGATGGAAGTGATCTCTGGGCTGTCCGGTGCTCCCCGCCCTGGGGTTGTGGTTTAGCTGCATTTTCATTGCAAGTGCCTCATTGGGAGAGTCAAGATCAGCCAAATTATCAGTCAAATGCCAAATTATCAGCCAAATTATGAGCCAAATTATCAGCCAAAAGCCAAATTATGAGCCAAATTATGAGCCAAATTATGTGCTGTTGATTTGATTTCTGGCAATCTCAATTCAGCCGGTGCCCCGAGATGCTCAGTTCAAAGCCCGTCCCTCTGGCTTTGGGAAATGTTTGGGAGGTCTGGGGTGTCTGTCACTCTCATGCTGGGGAGTTGGGGTCCTCTCCAACTGTCACAGATCTGAGGAGGCCCAGGGAGGGTCACTCTCCATTTTATCACTCTTCCTCTCCGTCCTCCTCCCATAAAGAGGGGGTTGGATGGTCCCCGGCTCCCTCCTTTAAAGGGGGTGACGTCCTGAGAATCCCCCAGCACGACAGCAGCAGACACACccccatccccaaaccccagaagcatctcccacagccccaggggcacTGAATCCCCAGGGGGAGGACAAAatcacccccagcccccacTGATCCCCCCACAATACAGGGGTGGAGCCCCCCCAGCACTCCCCGGGTATGACAAGGGTGGAGACCACCCCGGgccatccctgctcctcaccctgggggagggctggggggttgtgatttgtttgcattttcatcTCAAGGGACTCCTTGGGAGAGTCAATATCAGCCAAAGCAGGAAGAGGTTTGTAAATGTGttgtgaaattatttctgctagATTTACGCTGCCCGGAGCTTGGGGAATGCTCAACAGGTCTCTGTCCCTCTCGGCCCGGGGGATGCCTGGAGGGGCTCTGGGGAAGTATCCCTGCCCACTGGGGGTCTCCATCCTTCTCACCCTGCAAGAGTGACGGGGGGTCTCCGTCCTCCTGCCACGGGGGGTGGGGGTCTCTGTCCGTCTCCTTTTTTGGGGTCTCATCTTTCCATTTGGGGGCACCGGGTGGCCTCCATCCTCCTCACCTTACTGAGGGGGGCCAGGATTGTCTCTGTCCTCCACTACGGAGGAGCTGGGGCTTCATCATCATCACCTTGCTCGCAATAGGgatccttttcttctccctcctccaaaTACGGAGGGGTCAGGGCTTACTCCAAGCCTCCACCCCTAGTGGGTGGCGACCCGTCCTCAGCCCCGTCCATCGAGGGTGGGGTCCAGGCTCTTCTCCGTCCCCCAGCTAAGGAGGCAGAGGGTCTACTCCAAACCTCTACCCTTAGTGGATGGTGGCTGGGCTGCCTCGGTTCTCCTCGGGGATGGAGGGGCCCGATGGTCTCGGTCCTTCTCCGGGATGGAGGGGCCCGATGGTCTCGGTCCTTCTCCGGGGTGGGGGGGGCCCGATGGTCTCGGTCCTTCTCCGGGCTGGGGGGGCCCCGATGGTCTCGGTCCTTCTCCGGGCTGGGGGGGCCCCGATGGTCTCGGTCCTTCTCCGGGCTGGGGGGGCCCCGATGGTCTCGGTCCTCCTCCGGGATGGAGGGACCCGATGGTCTCGGTCCTTCTCCGGGATGGAGGGGCCCGATGGTCTCGGTCCTTCTCCGGGGTGGGGGGGGCCCGATGGTCTCGGTCCTTCTCCGGGGTGGGGGGGGCCCGATGGTCACGGTCCTTCTCCGGGGTGGGGGGGGCCCGATGGTCTCGGTCCTTCTCCGGGGTGGGGGGGGCCCGATGGTCACGGTCCTTCTCCGGGGTGGGGGGGGCCCGATGGTCTCGGTCCTTCTCTGGGATGGGGGTGCCCGATGGTCTCGGTCCTCCTCCGGGATTGAGGGGCCCGATGGTCTCCGTCCTCCTCGGGCATGGAGGGGCCCGATGGTCTCCACCCTCGACCTGTGTGGGAAGGGTCAGGTCATCCCCGTCCTCCTCCCCATaccgggaggggccgggggtCTCTGTTCGTGCTTACCTTGCTGTGGGCGGGGTGGTCTCCGTGGAGCGGAGTCAGGGGTGGGGTCTCCGCGCCCGTCGTTGCCGATCCTCCAATACTGGGGGGCAGGATCGTCTCCGTCTTCGCCCACTATGGGAATGAGGGGGTCAGGTCGTGTCCGTCCTCCTCTGCCACGGAGGGGGCCGGGTGGTCTCCGTGCTTACCTTGGTGTGGGCTGGGGTGGTCTCCGTGGAGCGGAGCAGTCTCTGGTGGGGTCTCCGCGCCCTTCGTTGCGGCTCCTCTGCTAAGCGGGGTCCGGGTCATCTCCATCCTCGTCCTGtgtgggaatgggaagaggGGGCAGGGTCATCTCCATCTGGTTCCCCTTACTGGGAGGGGCCGGGGGTCTCTGTTCGTGCTTACCTTGGTGTGGGTGGGGGTGGTCCCCGTGGAGCGGAGCAGTCTCTGGTGGGGTCTCCGCGCCCTTCGTTGCCGCTCTATCATTATGGAGGGCCTGCGCCATCTCCGTCCTTCACCCATtactgggatgagctgggctgtccctgtgcttaCCTTGGTGTGGCTGGGGTGGGGTCCGTGGAGCGGAGCAGTCTCTGGTGGGGTCTCCGCGCCCTTTGTTCCTGTTTCGCTGCTATGGGGGGGCTGGGCCATCTCCGTCCTTCACCCATtactgggatgagctgggctgtccctgtgcttaCCTTGGTGTGGCTGGGGTGGGGTCCGTGGAGTGGAGCAGTCTCTGGTGGGGTCTCCGCGCCCTTCGTTCCCGTTTCGCTGCTATGGGGGGCTGGGCCATCTCCGTTCTCCACCTAACACGGGGAGGAGCTGGGTTCTCTCTGGGATTACCTTGGTGTGGGCTGGAGGGGTCTCCATGGAGCGGAGTCATCGGTGGGGTCTCCGCGCCCTTGGCTGCGGGGCAGACGTTGCGGAGCGGGGTGGAGTGGAGCGGATCTCCTCCCGGCGcgctcccctggctgctctccgGGAGCGCCCTGCCGTTCCCGGgatctcctgctcctcctgccgccgccgctgctcccGATCCCGAACTGAGCCGCAGGCAGCCACCGGGGCTCTTTATATACCCAGAGCAAGCCCCGCCCCTTTTGGGCACAGCCAATAGGAGCCCAGAAACAAGCGTGGGGGCGGAGCACCCAGCGTTCCTCATTGTGATGAAACAAAGAGGAGGCGTGACCACAGCGTGACCGAGCGATCTGATTGGTCGGGAGGAGAAAGAACATAAAATGGGCGTGGCTCGGGCCCGGGGTGGGGGGGCAGGTGTGAGGGCGG is a genomic window of Oenanthe melanoleuca isolate GR-GAL-2019-014 chromosome 22, OMel1.0, whole genome shotgun sequence containing:
- the BOLA3 gene encoding bolA-like protein 3 is translated as MAAAGLGRGRLLLRCRSWRGFASQTDGESRLARVLREKFPRASAIKVVDISGGCGAMYEIHIESEEFREKRTVQQHQMVNQALSEEIKHMHGLRIFTSAPKP
- the MOB1A gene encoding MOB kinase activator 1A, producing the protein MSFLFGSRSSKTFKPKKNIPEGSHQYELLKHAEATLGSGNLRQAVMLPEGEDLNEWIAVNTVDFFNQINMLYGTITEFCTESSCPVMSAGPRYEYHWADGTNIKKPIKCSAPKYIDYLMTWVQDQLDDETLFPSKIGVPFPKNFMSVAKTILKRLFRVYAHIYHQHFDSVMRLQEEAHLNTSFKHFIFFVQEFSLIDRRELAPLHELIEKLGSKDR